The following coding sequences lie in one Cloeon dipterum chromosome 1, ieCloDipt1.1, whole genome shotgun sequence genomic window:
- the MED4 gene encoding mediator of RNA polymerase II transcription subunit 4 isoform X2: MLENVLTQKPQKMSSSEYDVLTDLLVSKDNEIKETLKVAAAQAGVESKITALRVQVEKQDQDIQSLQKQLKEAEHILATAIFQAKQKLQSIAKAAKRPVQSEELIKFAHRISSTNAISAPTTWVPGDPRRPYPTDIEMRMGFLGRLGDVPVGASHIIMGSPAHLGGAIPEGPSYRGSGQQEPIMASHPHQFSWQSGELHMLLGGPGGASASVPMETGGRGNYQGKDTSQDTVEVMSTDSSSSSSSDSQ; encoded by the exons AtgctggaaaatgttttgacaCAGAAACCACAAAAGATGTCATCGTCTGAATATGATGTTTTGACTGATCTTCTGGTATCGAAGGATAACGAGATTAAAGAAACACTCAAG GTGGCTGCAGCCCAAGCAGGAGTTGAATCTAAAATAACAGCACTTCGGGTGCAAGTAGAGAAACAAGATCAAGACATCCAGTCACTTCAGAAGCAACTTAAAGAAGCAGAGCATATTCTG GCGACTGCGATCTTCCAGGcgaagcaaaaattgcaatcaaTCGCAAAGGCAGCCAAAAGACCGGTGCAATCGGAAGAGTTAATTAAGTTCGCACACAGAATTAGCTCCACTAATGCAATTTCCGCTCCAACCACATGGGTACCTGGAGATCCTAGAAGACCTTATCCTACAG ATATTGAGATGCGAATGGGATTCCTTGGAAGATTGGGTGATGTTCCAGTCGGCGCCAGTCACATCATAATGGGCAGCCCTGCTCACCTTGGGGGAGCAATACCTGAAGGCCCCAGTTATAGAGGGTCAGGCCAGcaag AACCCATTATGGCATCTCATCCACACCAGTTTTCTTGGCAGTCAGGTGAACTGCACATGCTGTTAGGAGGTCCCGGAGGCGCTAGTGCATCTGTACCCATGGAAACAGGGGGAAGGGGTAATTACCAGGGCAAGGACACAAGCCAAGACACGGTGGAGGTGATGAGTACAGACAGCTCTTCTTCCTCATCCAGCGATTCACAATGA
- the MED4 gene encoding mediator of RNA polymerase II transcription subunit 4 isoform X1 — translation MASTNVGTREKLLSLIDDVELISKEMLENVLTQKPQKMSSSEYDVLTDLLVSKDNEIKETLKVAAAQAGVESKITALRVQVEKQDQDIQSLQKQLKEAEHILATAIFQAKQKLQSIAKAAKRPVQSEELIKFAHRISSTNAISAPTTWVPGDPRRPYPTDIEMRMGFLGRLGDVPVGASHIIMGSPAHLGGAIPEGPSYRGSGQQEPIMASHPHQFSWQSGELHMLLGGPGGASASVPMETGGRGNYQGKDTSQDTVEVMSTDSSSSSSSDSQ, via the exons ATGGCCTCTACTAACGTTGGTACCcgggaaaaattattgtcttTAATCGACGATGTTGAGCTTATTTCCAA GGAAAtgctggaaaatgttttgacaCAGAAACCACAAAAGATGTCATCGTCTGAATATGATGTTTTGACTGATCTTCTGGTATCGAAGGATAACGAGATTAAAGAAACACTCAAG GTGGCTGCAGCCCAAGCAGGAGTTGAATCTAAAATAACAGCACTTCGGGTGCAAGTAGAGAAACAAGATCAAGACATCCAGTCACTTCAGAAGCAACTTAAAGAAGCAGAGCATATTCTG GCGACTGCGATCTTCCAGGcgaagcaaaaattgcaatcaaTCGCAAAGGCAGCCAAAAGACCGGTGCAATCGGAAGAGTTAATTAAGTTCGCACACAGAATTAGCTCCACTAATGCAATTTCCGCTCCAACCACATGGGTACCTGGAGATCCTAGAAGACCTTATCCTACAG ATATTGAGATGCGAATGGGATTCCTTGGAAGATTGGGTGATGTTCCAGTCGGCGCCAGTCACATCATAATGGGCAGCCCTGCTCACCTTGGGGGAGCAATACCTGAAGGCCCCAGTTATAGAGGGTCAGGCCAGcaag AACCCATTATGGCATCTCATCCACACCAGTTTTCTTGGCAGTCAGGTGAACTGCACATGCTGTTAGGAGGTCCCGGAGGCGCTAGTGCATCTGTACCCATGGAAACAGGGGGAAGGGGTAATTACCAGGGCAAGGACACAAGCCAAGACACGGTGGAGGTGATGAGTACAGACAGCTCTTCTTCCTCATCCAGCGATTCACAATGA